In Tenacibaculum pacificus, a single window of DNA contains:
- the pyrR gene encoding bifunctional pyr operon transcriptional regulator/uracil phosphoribosyltransferase PyrR, whose product MSRKTLLTSKEIEIILHRLACQLIENHNDFSNTVLIGLQPRGTYLAKRLAKLLTDEYQIKNLQLGLLDITFYRDDFRRRDAPLEATSTEIDFLIEDKKVVIIDDVLYSGRSVRSALTALQSYGRPENIELLVLIDRRFSRHLPIQPNYRGRQVDAINEETVIVNWQETHKKDRIYLETKPTKLD is encoded by the coding sequence ATGAGCAGGAAAACACTACTTACTTCAAAAGAAATTGAAATCATTCTGCATCGATTAGCCTGTCAGTTAATCGAAAATCATAATGATTTTTCTAATACTGTTTTAATAGGTCTTCAACCAAGAGGTACTTATTTAGCAAAACGATTAGCAAAATTATTAACAGATGAATATCAAATTAAAAATTTACAATTAGGTCTTTTAGATATTACTTTTTATAGAGATGATTTTCGAAGAAGAGATGCACCTTTAGAGGCTACATCTACCGAAATCGATTTTTTAATTGAAGATAAAAAAGTAGTTATAATTGATGACGTACTCTATTCAGGACGAAGTGTGCGAAGTGCTTTAACAGCTCTTCAATCATACGGAAGACCAGAAAATATTGAGTTACTCGTATTAATTGACCGTCGTTTTAGCCGTCATTTACCTATTCAACCTAATTATAGAGGAAGACAAGTAGATGCAATTAACGAAGAAACAGTAATTGTTAATTGGCAAGAAACTCATAAAAAAGACAGAATTTACTTAGAAACCAAGCCTACTAAGCTTGATTAG
- a CDS encoding aspartate carbamoyltransferase catalytic subunit, protein MKQLSVENLLGIKYLNKTDLELIFETASHFKEVINRPIKKVPSLRDITIANLFFENSTRTKLSFELAEKRLSADVINFSAGQSSVKKGETLIDTVNNILAMKVDIVVMRHASVGAGIFLSRHVDAKIINAGDGTHEHPTQALLDSFSMREALNSNLKGKKIVIVGDVLHSRVALSNIFALQLQGAEVKVCGPTTLIPRYITSLGVEVETDLKKALEWCDVANVLRVQHERMDIKYFPSTREYTQLFGINREILDGLNKEIVIMHPGPINRGVELTSDVADSKQSIILNQVENGVAVRMAVMYLLAQQIKR, encoded by the coding sequence ATGAAGCAGTTAAGTGTTGAGAATTTATTAGGTATCAAATACCTTAACAAAACAGATTTAGAACTTATTTTTGAAACTGCTTCTCATTTTAAAGAAGTTATAAATAGACCGATTAAAAAAGTTCCTTCTTTACGAGATATTACGATTGCTAATTTATTTTTTGAAAATAGTACCCGTACAAAATTATCATTCGAATTAGCAGAAAAACGTTTATCTGCTGATGTCATTAATTTTTCAGCAGGACAATCATCAGTAAAAAAAGGAGAAACACTAATTGACACCGTAAACAATATTTTAGCCATGAAGGTTGATATTGTTGTTATGCGTCATGCGAGTGTTGGAGCAGGTATATTTTTATCAAGACATGTAGATGCTAAAATTATTAATGCTGGTGATGGAACTCATGAACATCCGACACAAGCATTGTTAGATAGTTTTTCTATGCGAGAAGCTTTAAACAGTAATTTAAAAGGGAAAAAAATTGTTATTGTTGGTGATGTTTTACACTCACGAGTAGCACTTTCAAATATATTCGCTTTACAATTACAAGGTGCTGAAGTTAAAGTTTGTGGACCAACTACATTAATTCCTAGATATATTACAAGTTTAGGAGTTGAAGTTGAAACCGATTTAAAGAAAGCTTTAGAATGGTGTGATGTTGCCAATGTTTTACGTGTACAACACGAACGAATGGATATTAAATATTTTCCTTCAACAAGAGAATATACACAGCTTTTTGGTATTAATAGAGAAATTTTAGACGGCCTTAACAAGGAAATCGTTATTATGCATCCAGGACCTATAAACAGAGGTGTTGAATTAACAAGTGATGTTGCTGATAGCAAACAATCTATTATTTTAAATCAAGTAGAAAATGGTGTTGCTGTGCGTATGGCAGTTATGTACTTATTAGCACAACAGATAAAAAGATAA
- a CDS encoding ribonuclease Z, whose product MSLKLTILGCHSATPRVNAHPTSQYLEINNSHFLIDCGEGTQTQLRKYKIGFSKINHIFISHLHGDHFFGLIGLISTFGILNREKDLHIYGPKGIKEITVLQLKLTKSWTKYNLFFHELESKESELIFEDDKVTVHTIPLNHRVYTNGFLFKEKHKARKLHIGNVQQYDEIDTCDYHNIKAGKDFILSTGEIVPNSELTITPPKAKSYAFCSDTAYKPDIVPIIKGVDLLYHEATFLKDREDLCDKTKHSTAEQAADIANQAMVNKLIIGHYSSRYSNIQEFKKEAQTIFENVELAEAGKQYSTSNNPININN is encoded by the coding sequence ATGAGTTTAAAATTAACTATTTTAGGTTGTCACTCGGCTACTCCGAGAGTAAATGCGCATCCTACATCTCAATATTTAGAAATTAATAATAGTCACTTTTTAATTGACTGCGGAGAAGGTACTCAAACACAACTGAGAAAATATAAAATTGGTTTTTCTAAGATAAATCATATTTTTATTTCTCATTTACACGGTGATCATTTTTTTGGATTAATAGGTCTTATTTCAACATTTGGAATTTTAAATCGAGAAAAAGACTTACATATTTATGGCCCAAAAGGAATTAAAGAAATTACCGTACTTCAATTAAAACTAACTAAATCTTGGACAAAGTATAACCTCTTCTTTCATGAATTAGAATCGAAAGAAAGTGAATTAATTTTTGAAGATGATAAAGTTACCGTACATACTATTCCTTTAAATCATAGGGTTTATACAAACGGATTCTTATTTAAAGAAAAGCATAAAGCAAGAAAATTACACATTGGTAATGTTCAACAATACGATGAAATAGATACCTGCGATTATCATAATATTAAAGCAGGTAAAGATTTCATACTATCTACAGGTGAAATTGTTCCAAATTCAGAATTAACAATTACTCCTCCAAAAGCAAAAAGTTATGCTTTTTGTAGTGATACTGCTTATAAACCAGATATTGTACCTATTATTAAAGGTGTCGATTTGTTATATCATGAAGCTACCTTCTTAAAAGATAGAGAGGATTTATGCGATAAAACAAAGCATTCAACTGCTGAACAAGCAGCCGATATAGCCAATCAAGCAATGGTAAATAAATTGATTATCGGACACTACTCTAGTCGCTATTCAAATATTCAAGAGTTCAAAAAAGAAGCTCAAACTATTTTTGAAAATGTAGAATTAGCAGAAGCAGGAAAACAATATAGCACAAGTAATAACCCAATCAATATTAATAATTAA
- a CDS encoding T9SS type A sorting domain-containing protein yields the protein MAKKILFFLLLITISSFSQQKSIDKLVASPNPFVNNTTIFVNSTSKQAVILTVRNILGKTVYSKQVDVINGRNSILFNRNDLKSGMYIYAIQSNKEIISKRFVIK from the coding sequence ATGGCAAAAAAAATACTTTTTTTCTTATTACTTATAACAATATCTAGTTTTTCTCAACAAAAATCTATAGACAAACTAGTTGCATCTCCTAATCCTTTTGTTAATAACACAACTATTTTTGTTAACTCAACAAGCAAGCAAGCGGTTATTTTAACTGTTCGTAACATACTTGGTAAAACAGTATATTCGAAACAAGTTGACGTTATTAATGGACGTAATTCAATTCTTTTTAATCGTAATGATTTAAAATCAGGAATGTATATTTACGCTATTCAAAGTAATAAAGAAATTATTTCTAAACGATTTGTAATTAAATAA